In Eublepharis macularius isolate TG4126 chromosome 4, MPM_Emac_v1.0, whole genome shotgun sequence, the following are encoded in one genomic region:
- the LOC129327070 gene encoding zinc finger and SCAN domain-containing protein 31-like codes for MKMEEQGTTIQEASEGIGKSPLVLQAGSIGEFLTKRPGNLMHQQQREGSLSLVQWDTQWQKFLRMLESSPSPWGIPQVPEKPSPWNEAKAFLTAFEQVAEACQWPEEEWVTRLLPALSGEAKMAYISLDVRDREDYGKVKAAILREDALSREKRRQEFRCFCYQEAEGPQGAYSRLREICHGWLRVENQTKEQILELLILEQLLTILPLEIQSWVREQGPETCSRAVALAEEFLLRQREAKRQEKEVPLKEAVAGGIPKAGQPTSENKQRQLSVDIKKENGGIASLRGDMQENENDGRLEALLLGSCKNEDLKGNIVNREGRKRQDRSRMVAKRDKPLPCQGVQFQDIPVQGEKVIQKKRNKGLSAHWRIQAGGNWKDSMDSKSFGQSMNFISPQQNHPVDKRYNCSECGKSFSRRTTLASHQRIHAVEEPDKLPEYGRISSGRLPQQEHQIIHTGEEQHQHREAGKSTGNCISLPRHQITHTGEKRFKCSVCGNRFKWPSQLQQHQVIHTGEKPYGCAECGKSFCHRISLTVHQRTHTGERPYQCSECGKRFSRISCLQQHHRIHTGEKPYECSQCGKRFGFSSHLQRHQRIHTGEKPYLCSECGKRYSQATHLRQHQRTHIPKKNIVVSALVVQPAN; via the exons ATGAAAATGGAAGAGCAAGGCACTACAATACAGGAGGCATCAGAGGGGATAGGAAAATCCCCTCTCGTCCTCCAGGCAGGGAGTATCGGGGAGTTCCTGACAAAGAGACCAGGAAATCTGATGcatcagcaacagagggagggttCCCTTTCCCTTGTACAGTGGGACACTCAGTGGCAGAAGTTCCTCAGGATGCTGGAGTCCTCTCCATCTCCATGGGGAATCCCACAGGTGCCAGAGAAACCTTCACCCTGGAATGAGGCCAAGGCCTTTCTGACCGCCTTCGAGCAAGTAGCTGAAGCCTGTCAGTGGCCTGAGGAAGAGTGGGTGACCCGGCTCCTACCAGCCCTCAGCGGAGAAGCCAAGATGGCCTACATCAGCCTGGATGTCAGAGACAGAGAGGATTATGGGAAGGTGAAGGCAGCCATCTTGCGAGAGGATGCCCTGAGCCGGGAGAAGCGGCGTCAAGAGTTCAGGTGTTTCTGCTACCAGGAGGCTGAGGGGCCGCAGGGCGCTTACAGCAGACTGCGTGAAATCTGCCACGGGTGGCTGAGAGTGGAGAATCAGACCAAGGAGCAGATCCTGGAGCTCTTgatcctggagcagctgctgaCCATCTTGCCCCTGGAGATCCAGAGCTGGGTGAGAGAGCAGGGGCCTGAGACCTGCTCCCGAGCGGTGGCCCTGGCTGAGGAGTTCCTCTTAAGACAGCGAGAGgccaagaggcaggaaaaggag GTAcctttgaaggaggcagtggctgGGGGCATCCCCAAGGCAGGCCAGCCTACATCTGAGAACAAGCAGCGACAGCTGTCTGTGGACATCAAGAAAGAAAATGGTGGAATTGCCAGCCTGCGGG GTGATATGCAGGAGAATGAAAATGATGGGAGATTAGAAGCCTTACTGTTGGGATCATGCAAGAATGAAGATTTGAAAGGAAACATTGTGAATCGAGAGGGGCGAAAGAGACAGGACAGAAGCCGCATGGTGGCAAAGAGGGATAAACCCCTTCCTTGCCAAGGAGTGCAATTCCAGGACATTCCGGTCCAAGGAGAAAAGGTAATCCAAAAGAAGAGGAACAAGGGCCTTAGTGCTCACTGGAGGATCCAAGCAGGGGGAAATTGGAAAGACAGCATGGATTCAAAGAGCTTCGGTCAGAGCATGAACTTTATTTCACCTCAACAGAATCATCCAGTAGACAAGCGGTATAATTGctcagagtgtgggaagagcttcagtcgGAGAACGACTcttgcttcccatcaaagaattcatgcagTGGAAGAGCCAGATAAACTTCCAGAGTATGGaaggatctccagtgggagattACCCCAACAAGAGCATCAGataatccacacaggagaggaACAGCATCAACACAGAGAGGCTGGGAAGAGCACGGGCAATTGTATAAGTCTTCCCAGGCATCAAATTacacacactggggagaaacggTTTAAATGCTCAGTGTGTGGAAACAGATTTAAGTGGCCCTCACAACTGCAGCAGCATCAGgtaatccacacaggggagaaaccttacgGATGcgcagagtgtggaaagagcttctgtcACCGCATCAGCCTCACAGTGCATCAAAGAACGCACACTGGGGAGAGACCTTACcagtgctcagagtgtggaaagaggttcAGTCGGATATCATGCCTTCAGCAACAtcacagaatccacacaggggagaaaccttatgaGTGCTCACAGTGCGGAAAGAGATTTGGATTCAGTTCCCACCTTCAGCGGCATCAAAGGatccacacgggggagaaaccgtatctgtgctcagagtgtggaaagaggtaTAGTCAGGCAACGCACCTTCGCCAGCATCAAAGAACCCATATACCAAAAAAAAACATAGTTGTCTCTGCCCTCGTTGTCCAGCCGGCCAACTAA